From the Ferviditalea candida genome, one window contains:
- a CDS encoding DUF2953 domain-containing protein yields MYWIVSLGLLAVLIVLIWMSRITIKLFFSREQDNDRLYADFRGLFGLARFRFEVPAIRFKNLQKGVRLQNESAWHAGKETMSEEKGKQRINREKIIRYYREFKMLADHVFDLHGWIKDVLVKVKCTSLRWQTFIGLEDAADTAVTAGLIWGLKASILGFASKYFCMKETPEFAVIPQFTQFRFSTELQCIFEFRLGVAIQAGLILLVRIMKVKGGLKTWQNILFKA; encoded by the coding sequence ATGTACTGGATCGTAAGCCTCGGCTTGCTTGCCGTGTTGATCGTGTTGATCTGGATGAGCAGGATCACCATCAAATTGTTCTTTTCCAGAGAGCAGGACAACGATCGGCTGTACGCCGATTTCAGGGGATTATTCGGTTTGGCAAGATTCAGGTTTGAAGTGCCGGCCATTCGTTTCAAAAATTTGCAAAAAGGGGTGCGGTTGCAAAACGAATCCGCATGGCATGCGGGGAAAGAAACAATGTCGGAAGAGAAAGGCAAACAGCGGATCAACCGGGAGAAAATCATCCGGTATTACCGGGAGTTTAAAATGCTTGCCGATCATGTTTTTGATCTGCACGGTTGGATCAAGGATGTTCTTGTCAAGGTCAAATGCACCAGTCTTCGCTGGCAAACCTTCATCGGACTTGAGGATGCGGCCGATACGGCGGTTACCGCCGGGCTCATATGGGGATTGAAGGCTTCGATTCTCGGGTTTGCAAGCAAATATTTTTGCATGAAGGAGACTCCGGAATTCGCCGTAATTCCCCAGTTCACGCAGTTCCGGTTTTCTACGGAACTCCAATGCATATTTGAATTCCGCCTCGGCGTTGCCATTCAGGCCGGCCTAATTCTTTTGGTTCGTATAATGAAAGTGAAAGGCGGGCTGAAAACATGGCAGAATATCCTGTTCAAGGCCTGA
- the ytfJ gene encoding GerW family sporulation protein encodes MADHPIQGLMQTAMENIKEMVDVNTIVGDPVETPDGSIILPISKVGFGFAAGGSDFVVERDAEGTNKNDLQNAKVALPFGGGSGGGVSITPIAFLVVGQFGVKVVPLDNSTHLYERIIESAPQVVDKIQSMLKGKGAAGGGVPQGVNDPNIMM; translated from the coding sequence ATGGCTGATCATCCAATTCAGGGTCTGATGCAAACGGCAATGGAAAACATCAAGGAAATGGTTGATGTGAATACGATTGTGGGTGATCCTGTTGAAACGCCGGACGGAAGCATCATTCTTCCGATTTCGAAGGTCGGTTTCGGATTCGCCGCGGGGGGCAGCGATTTTGTCGTCGAACGAGATGCCGAAGGAACGAACAAAAACGACCTCCAAAATGCAAAAGTAGCTTTGCCGTTCGGCGGCGGAAGCGGCGGCGGGGTATCAATCACGCCGATAGCTTTTCTCGTGGTTGGACAGTTCGGAGTCAAGGTCGTTCCGCTGGATAACAGCACGCATTTGTATGAGCGGATTATTGAATCGGCGCCGCAGGTCGTCGACAAGATTCAGAGCATGCTGAAGGGAAAAGGCGCCGCCGGAGGCGGGGTTCCGCAGGGCGTGAACGATCCCAATATTATGATGTAA